A segment of the Entomomonas moraniae genome:
ATCAACAAGTACAAAAAGTGTTTGTTGCCCCTGGTAACGCGGGTACAGCTACCGAAACCAAATGTGAAAATATTGACATTGACGTATTAGAACTTGAAAAACTTGCTGACTTTGCTGAAAAGAATGTTGATCTAACTATTGTTGGGCCCGAAGCTCCTCTTGTAAAAGGGGTGGTTAATTTATTTAGAAAGCGTGGCCTAAAATGCTTTGGCCCAACAGCTGAAGCGGCTCAATTAGAAGGATCAAAAGCATTTACCAAAGACTTCTTAGCCCGCCACCATATCCCAACTGCAGACTATCAAAACTTTACAGAAGTAAAACCTGCCCTTGCCTATTTAAAGGAAAAAGGCGCACCTATTGTCATTAAAGCCGATGGCCTTGCCGCAGGGAAAGGCGTAATTGTCGCCATGACATTAGCAGAAGCAGAAGAAGCTGTTAAAGACATGTTATCAGGGAATGCTTTTGGCGATGCAGGCGCTCGCGTTGTTATTGAAGAGTTTTTAGACGGAGAAGAAGCCAGCTTTATTGTCATGGTAGATGGTGAAAATGTGCTCCCAATGGCCACAAGCCAAGATCATAAACGTGTGGGCGATGCAGATACAGGCCCTAATACAGGCGGCATGGGCGCTTATTCTCCTGCACCAGTTGTTACACCTGAAATACATCAACGTATTTTGAATGAAGTTATTTATCCAACCGTACAGG
Coding sequences within it:
- the purD gene encoding phosphoribosylamine--glycine ligase; amino-acid sequence: MNVLIIGSGGREHALAWKVAQDQQVQKVFVAPGNAGTATETKCENIDIDVLELEKLADFAEKNVDLTIVGPEAPLVKGVVNLFRKRGLKCFGPTAEAAQLEGSKAFTKDFLARHHIPTADYQNFTEVKPALAYLKEKGAPIVIKADGLAAGKGVIVAMTLAEAEEAVKDMLSGNAFGDAGARVVIEEFLDGEEASFIVMVDGENVLPMATSQDHKRVGDADTGPNTGGMGAYSPAPVVTPEIHQRILNEVIYPTVQGMAKEGNVYTGFLYAGLMIDKSGSPKVIEFNCRFGDPETQPIMLRLQTSLVDLVEAALAKKLNTTTANWDDRCSVGVVLAAQGYPADYPKGDEITGLDKAVANDGKVFHAGTALKNGKVVTHGGRVLCATALGNTVLEAQQKAYALAEQIHWKGCFYRHDIGYRAIKRELL